Proteins co-encoded in one Ralstonia sp. RRA genomic window:
- a CDS encoding glutathione S-transferase family protein — MSQDRHLILYHSPRSRSRGVRMLLEELGADYELHPFDLSTGEHKAPAFLALNPLGKVPTLRHGDEVVTEQAAIYMYAAELYPEAGLSPAVGDPLRGAYLRWMAFYGACFEPAVVDRSMKREPAAYSLSPYGDFDTVVNTINAQLAKGPYLLGERFTAADVLWGAALDWITKFKLMPETPVVRAYIDRVMARPAMQRAQAADLALAAQQDEAKAAASAAAPGA, encoded by the coding sequence ATGTCGCAAGACCGCCACCTGATCCTCTACCACTCACCGCGCAGCCGCTCGCGCGGCGTGCGCATGCTGCTCGAAGAACTGGGCGCCGACTATGAACTGCACCCCTTCGACCTGAGCACGGGCGAGCACAAGGCGCCGGCGTTCCTGGCCCTCAACCCGCTGGGCAAAGTACCGACGCTACGCCACGGTGACGAGGTGGTGACCGAGCAGGCCGCCATCTACATGTATGCGGCAGAGCTGTATCCGGAGGCGGGTCTGTCACCGGCAGTGGGAGATCCGCTGCGTGGTGCCTACCTGCGCTGGATGGCGTTCTATGGCGCGTGCTTTGAGCCGGCCGTGGTGGACCGCTCGATGAAGCGCGAGCCAGCCGCCTATTCGCTGTCGCCATATGGCGACTTCGACACCGTGGTCAACACGATCAACGCGCAGCTCGCCAAGGGGCCTTACCTGCTGGGTGAACGCTTCACGGCGGCAGACGTGCTCTGGGGTGCCGCGTTGGATTGGATCACGAAGTTCAAGCTGATGCCGGAAACACCCGTGGTGCGCGCCTACATTGACCGCGTCATGGCACGCCCGGCCATGCAACGTGCGCAAGCAGCCGATCTGGCGCTGGCGGCACAAC